A region from the Acyrthosiphon pisum isolate AL4f chromosome A1, pea_aphid_22Mar2018_4r6ur, whole genome shotgun sequence genome encodes:
- the LOC100162375 gene encoding protein rogdi isoform X2: protein MAEGDKLEHQCLQKEFEWVLNEEVHSILHQLNIILNECVRRFPSWDSDVQVKQEKFVLSTSPDQLKSIVSISGDTILQADIQFKVQRHQQQIMYRTNIRHDCPWKLHQVQDAGNHLRQAILQIEKIDKETIFNSSEEVLHILRNLLGCLQRGRTSLIVPRKRTIDDLIKSRNMCLTPNLPEDLAISFYIQSHKLIFAVYQLSNSHGAMKYDTYQAECTVPWLNEVLVLFTVALQLAQQLKDKICVFTQYRDITQLSRPVSSIAIQS, encoded by the exons ATGGCAGAAGGTGACAAACTGGAGCACCAGTGTCTG CAAAAAGAATTCGAGTGGGTGCTGAATGAAGAGGTGCACTCGATATTGCACCAGCTAAACATCATACTCAAT GAATGCGTTCGACGTTTTCCGTCGTGGGACAGTGACGTACAGGTCAAACAAGAAAAATTTGTCCTGTCCACATCACCAGACCAGTTAAAGAGCATTGTATCCATATCTGGTGACACCATACTGCAGGCG gacatacaatttaaagtacAGAGACATCAGCAGCAAATAATGTACCGGACCAACATTCGTCACGACTGCCCGTGGAAATTGCATCAAGTTCAAGATGCAGGCAATCATCTAAGACAAGCTATTTTACAAATTGAGAAAATAGACAAGGAAACTATTTTCAA CTCTTCAGAAGAAGTATTGCACATTCTGAGAAATTTATTAGGATGTTTGCAAAGAGGTCGCACGAGTCTGATAGTTCCACGTAAACGAACAATTGATGATTTGATTAAAAGCAGAAACATG TGTTTGACGCCTAACTTACCAGAAGATTTAGCAATTAGTTTTTACATACAGAGTCATAAGCTAATATTTGCTGTTTATCAATTATCCAATTCTCACGGTGCAATGAAGTACGACACGTATCAAGCTGAATGTACAGTACCGTGGTTGAATGAAGTCCTCGTCCTTTTCACAGTTGCTTTACAACTAGCCCAGCAACTCAAAGACAAG ATCTGCGTGTTTACCCAGTACAGAGATATTACTCAGTTGTCGCGACCAGTTTCTAGCATTGCGATACAATCATAA
- the LOC100164460 gene encoding probable tRNA (uracil-O(2)-)-methyltransferase — protein sequence MTTATWAWTTLKRLQSTDLTVEKFWSAASVWNAKPHLLIKHLMGAERLVSESLAGEYGDVLSSVATKDLPPAAWVGDPTETFRCLGLSSGKDIQVEVWKLFTKKPVEWNDYFRLSVFDRLNSTAVFYDCTPKKNGDNIKYAYGIHFVDDWLELRLAMPSNKSLNDKKTLHWMTDIFFPKFFNWTINDKGSKPTISSLSHVCVQMYCNLYSRLKEKYAKSLMNVWTEVTDPKKYIHKDIATATYLMLLWGDTKPCFIDMGCGNGLLVHVLNSEGYSGVGLDVRSRKMWAQYPQSTVLKVTSVDPSSPDCKFPQADWIIGNHSDELSPWVPVIASRSNYNCKFFLLPCCPFEFNGSRYQRIDSSLSQYHDYLKYLEKTSTNVFKFNVKTDRLRIPSTKRTCIIGWSKNYLPQEVDQVVQDIEKFANSKFNENVQFVPRPSEERVRNCTKLDKDLLRSVVDTVADVLIKSSGGWKCRVTLGELAKQIGEERLKKLKKECGGLQTLIRNHRYIFVVEKGTVGFRKPVKDCGKVWKKHKCWFYHNYPDKCPLNEDECCNIH from the exons ATGACGACTGCAACGTGGGCATGGACTACTCTGAAACGACTGCAGTCCACTGACTTGACAGTCGAAAAATTTTGGAGTGCAGCGAGCGTGTGGAATGCTAAACCACACCTGTTGATCAAGCACTTGATGGGCGCTGAACGGCTCGTGTCCGAATCGCTGGCTGGTGAATATGGTGACGTGTTGTCCTCGGTGGCAACTAAAGATCTACCACCCGCAGCCTGGGTAGGAGACCCTACGGAAACCTTTCGGTGTCTGGGCTTAAGTAGTGGTAAGGATATCCAAGTAGAAGTCTGGAAGCTGTTCACCAAGAAACCCGTTGAATGGAATGATTATTTTCGACTAAGTGTCTTTG ACAGGCTAAATAGTACTGCCGTGTTTTACGACTGTACGCCAAAAAAGAACGGTGACAACATCAAATATGCCTATGGTATTCATTTTGTGGATGACTGGTTGGAGTTACGTCTAGCCATGCCTTCAAACAAATCTCTGAACGACAAGAAGACGCTGCACTGGATGACTGACAtattttttccgaaatttttcAACTGGACCATCAATGATAAAGGGTCTAAACCCACAATTTCATCTTTGTCACACGTTTGTGTTCAAATGTACTGTAATTTGTATAGTCGGTTGAAAGAAAAATATGCTAAATCTCTAATGAAT GTTTGGACAGAAGTAACTGATCCTAAGAAGTATATTCATAAAGATATTGCAACAGCCACATACCTTATGCTGTTATGGGGCGACACCAAACCATGTTTTATTGATATGGGATGTGGTAACGGTTTACTTGTGCATGTGTTAAATAGTGAAGGATATAGCGGAGTCGGATTGGATGTTAGATCTCGGAAAATGTGGGCTCAATATCCACAATCTACAGTTTTGAAG GTAACTAGTGTTGATCCTTCGTCGCCTGATTGTAAATTTCCACAAGCTGATTGGATCATAGGCAATCATTCAGATGAACTTTCACCCTGGGTACCAGTAATTGCCTCGCGTAGCAATTACAACTGCAAATTTTTTCTCCTTCCATGTTGCccttttgaattcaatggttcCCGCTACCAACGCATAGATTCATCTCTTAGTCAATACCATGATTATCTAAAATACTTGGAAAAAACAAGTACTAACGTGTTTAAGTTTAACGTTAAGACAGACCGTTTACGAATACCTTCAACGAAACGGACATGCATCATCGGCTGGTCGAAAAATTATTTGCCACAGGAAGTGGATCAAGTTGTGCAAGACATCGAAAAGTTTGCAAATTCTAAATTCaatgaaaatgttcaatttgtacCTAGGCCGTCCGAAGAAAGGGTCAGGAATTGTACCAAACTAGATAAAGACTTGTTACGCAGTGTCGTAGATACAGTAGCTGATGTATTGATAAAAAGTTCGGGTGGATGGAAGTGTCGCGTCACTTTAGGTGAATTAGCAAAACAAATCGGTGAAGAGAGgctgaaaaaattgaagaaagaATGTGGTGGCTTACAAACATTGATAAGGAATCACAGGTATatttttgtggttgaaaaaggAACTGTTGGATTCAGGAAACCAGTAAAAGACTGTGGCAAAGTTTGGAAGAAACATAAGTGTTGGTTTTATCATAACTATCCCGACAAGTGTCCGTTAAATGAAGACGAGTGctgtaatatacattaa
- the LOC100162375 gene encoding protein rogdi isoform X1: MAEGDKLEHQCLQKEFEWVLNEEVHSILHQLNIILNECVRRFPSWDSDVQVKQEKFVLSTSPDQLKSIVSISGDTILQADIQFKVQRHQQQIMYRTNIRHDCPWKLHQVQDAGNHLRQAILQIEKIDKETIFNSSEEVLHILRNLLGCLQRGRTSLIVPRKRTIDDLIKSRNMKCLTPNLPEDLAISFYIQSHKLIFAVYQLSNSHGAMKYDTYQAECTVPWLNEVLVLFTVALQLAQQLKDKICVFTQYRDITQLSRPVSSIAIQS, encoded by the exons ATGGCAGAAGGTGACAAACTGGAGCACCAGTGTCTG CAAAAAGAATTCGAGTGGGTGCTGAATGAAGAGGTGCACTCGATATTGCACCAGCTAAACATCATACTCAAT GAATGCGTTCGACGTTTTCCGTCGTGGGACAGTGACGTACAGGTCAAACAAGAAAAATTTGTCCTGTCCACATCACCAGACCAGTTAAAGAGCATTGTATCCATATCTGGTGACACCATACTGCAGGCG gacatacaatttaaagtacAGAGACATCAGCAGCAAATAATGTACCGGACCAACATTCGTCACGACTGCCCGTGGAAATTGCATCAAGTTCAAGATGCAGGCAATCATCTAAGACAAGCTATTTTACAAATTGAGAAAATAGACAAGGAAACTATTTTCAA CTCTTCAGAAGAAGTATTGCACATTCTGAGAAATTTATTAGGATGTTTGCAAAGAGGTCGCACGAGTCTGATAGTTCCACGTAAACGAACAATTGATGATTTGATTAAAAGCAGAAACATG AAGTGTTTGACGCCTAACTTACCAGAAGATTTAGCAATTAGTTTTTACATACAGAGTCATAAGCTAATATTTGCTGTTTATCAATTATCCAATTCTCACGGTGCAATGAAGTACGACACGTATCAAGCTGAATGTACAGTACCGTGGTTGAATGAAGTCCTCGTCCTTTTCACAGTTGCTTTACAACTAGCCCAGCAACTCAAAGACAAG ATCTGCGTGTTTACCCAGTACAGAGATATTACTCAGTTGTCGCGACCAGTTTCTAGCATTGCGATACAATCATAA